The Desulfobacterales bacterium genome includes a region encoding these proteins:
- a CDS encoding response regulator: MEKYNILLVDDDPFILEGIGADLENQGFNLTEASSGDLALELLSQTQFDLVITDLVMENVDGIQVLKKAKAVNPETMVIILTGYGNMTSAIEALRHEADDYLLKPCESAVMLHRIHQCQEKAALRQRLKIYQKLLPMCCVCKKIRDDRQTAPGKGQWVAVEQFIHDKAKLDITSSYCPDCAQQTMDAFTHHTANPSKK, translated from the coding sequence ATGGAAAAATACAACATTTTACTGGTAGATGATGACCCCTTTATTCTGGAAGGCATCGGTGCGGACCTTGAAAACCAGGGCTTTAATTTGACAGAAGCCAGCAGCGGTGACCTTGCGCTGGAATTGCTGAGCCAAACCCAATTTGATTTGGTGATTACCGATTTGGTCATGGAAAATGTCGATGGCATTCAGGTGCTGAAAAAAGCCAAAGCGGTCAATCCGGAAACAATGGTCATCATCTTGACCGGCTATGGCAATATGACATCGGCCATTGAAGCCTTGCGCCACGAGGCCGATGATTATCTGCTGAAACCCTGTGAATCGGCTGTTATGCTGCACCGCATCCATCAATGCCAGGAAAAAGCCGCACTGCGCCAACGATTAAAAATATATCAAAAATTGTTGCCCATGTGCTGCGTATGTAAAAAAATCAGAGACGACCGCCAGACGGCGCCCGGTAAGGGGCAATGGGTTGCGGTCGAACAATTTATTCATGATAAAGCCAAGCTGGATATCACATCAAGCTATTGCCCCGATTGCGCCCAGCAGACCATGGATGCCTTCACCCACCACACGGCAAACCCGTCTAAAAAATAG
- the eno gene encoding phosphopyruvate hydratase, which produces MTEIIDVKARQILDSRGNPTVEVDVMLACGAVGRAAVPSGASTGKREALELRDKRSKRYGGKGVTAAVKNVVTLIAPVISGMDASDQAALDQRMLELDGTPNKSKLGANAILGVSMAAARAAAAAYGQPLYRYLGGINARYMPVPMMNIINGGAHAANNLDVQEFMIVPFGAKSIAQAIQMGAEIFQHLKKILADRGLSTAVGDEGGFAPDLESNEDAILNILQAIETAGYKPGKDIGLALDVAASEIYKGGKYILASENKKLNAQQMIDYYEKLIDKYPILSIEDGLAEGDWDGWKIMTDRLESRIQIVGDDIFVTNPKIFNKGIEQGIANSILIKLNQIGTVTETLDAIELAKQVGYTTVISHRSGETEDTFIADLVVGVNGGQIKTGSMSRSDRVAKYNQLIRIEEELGMAAFFSSEIF; this is translated from the coding sequence ATGACTGAAATCATTGACGTAAAAGCAAGACAAATCCTGGATTCAAGAGGGAATCCGACTGTAGAAGTGGATGTGATGCTCGCCTGTGGTGCAGTAGGCAGAGCCGCTGTGCCCTCAGGTGCTTCTACCGGAAAGAGGGAAGCACTGGAGCTGCGAGACAAAAGATCCAAACGTTACGGGGGCAAGGGCGTGACCGCGGCTGTCAAAAATGTTGTCACCCTTATTGCACCCGTCATCAGCGGCATGGATGCCAGTGATCAGGCCGCTTTAGACCAACGAATGCTTGAGCTTGACGGTACACCCAATAAGTCAAAGCTGGGTGCCAACGCCATACTGGGCGTATCGATGGCTGCTGCGCGGGCTGCCGCGGCGGCATACGGACAACCGCTTTACCGTTATTTGGGAGGTATCAATGCCCGCTACATGCCGGTTCCAATGATGAATATCATCAATGGCGGAGCACATGCGGCCAACAATCTGGACGTCCAGGAATTTATGATCGTACCCTTCGGCGCGAAATCCATAGCTCAAGCCATTCAGATGGGTGCTGAAATTTTTCAGCATCTAAAAAAGATACTTGCCGATCGTGGTCTCAGTACTGCGGTTGGGGACGAAGGGGGTTTCGCTCCCGATCTGGAATCTAATGAGGATGCCATTTTAAATATTTTGCAGGCCATTGAAACGGCCGGGTATAAACCCGGAAAAGATATCGGTCTGGCGCTGGATGTGGCTGCGAGTGAGATTTATAAGGGGGGTAAATATATCCTCGCTTCTGAAAACAAAAAGCTGAATGCCCAGCAGATGATCGATTATTATGAAAAGCTCATTGATAAATATCCGATATTGTCGATTGAAGACGGTCTTGCCGAAGGCGATTGGGATGGCTGGAAGATTATGACTGATCGACTCGAAAGCCGGATACAAATCGTCGGTGATGATATATTTGTGACCAACCCGAAAATTTTCAACAAGGGCATCGAGCAGGGCATTGCCAATTCGATATTGATAAAATTGAATCAAATCGGAACGGTTACCGAAACGCTGGACGCCATCGAGCTGGCCAAGCAGGTGGGATACACGACTGTTATTTCGCACCGGTCCGGTGAAACAGAAGACACTTTTATTGCCGACTTGGTGGTAGGTGTTAACGGCGGCCAGATAAAAACGGGCTCCATGTCCCGTAGCGATCGCGTGGCAAAATATAACCAGTTGATTCGAATTGAGGAGGAACTCGGCATGGCAGCGTTTTTCTCCAGTGAAATATTTTAA
- a CDS encoding sigma 54-interacting transcriptional regulator — MDKIAKDAGISIDRLKEISTWVSSVQDLDQLLELIIETATRMMDAKASSLLLLDPKTQRLYFKVATGEKKDDVKQFEIEMGQGIAGYVAQTGEPLLIPNVSEDPRWYKEISESIGFETRSIACVPLKVKGETIGVVEIIDKADGSAITGEDLKILSVFAELAAVGIGNARKIEHDKKEIRDLKEELDLKYELIGESTALRKVISDAVKVANSKASTLILGESGTGKELLARLIHRAGARKDEPMIVLNCAALPETLLEDELFGHEKGAYTGATGRKIGKFELADKGTIFLDEIGEMSPGMQSKLLRILQEGVFYRVGGNKSIPVDVRVIAATNRNIAEEVAESRFREDLYYRLNVVQIHMPPIRERKDDIPLLAEYFLGIFKRERGVSNLSISKSAMNAMVQYDWPGNVREMKNAIERAVVMGNGGAVMPEDLPQFAAKPSYPGMKVGLTLKEATDMFKKEFIALNLRHTGGNRSVAAKTMNIQRTYLSRLISRYELLDK, encoded by the coding sequence ATGGATAAAATAGCAAAAGATGCCGGCATTTCCATTGATCGATTGAAAGAAATATCCACCTGGGTATCATCGGTACAAGATCTGGATCAGCTGCTGGAGCTGATCATCGAAACCGCCACGCGGATGATGGATGCCAAAGCCAGTTCGCTGTTGCTGCTAGACCCCAAAACCCAAAGGTTGTACTTTAAAGTCGCCACCGGTGAAAAAAAAGATGACGTCAAGCAGTTTGAGATCGAAATGGGACAAGGCATTGCTGGATATGTGGCCCAGACCGGTGAACCGTTGCTCATACCCAATGTATCCGAGGACCCGCGCTGGTACAAAGAAATCAGCGAAAGTATTGGATTTGAAACACGCTCCATTGCCTGTGTTCCCTTGAAGGTCAAAGGCGAAACCATCGGAGTGGTTGAAATCATCGATAAGGCCGACGGCAGCGCAATTACGGGCGAAGATTTAAAGATCTTATCGGTTTTTGCTGAACTTGCAGCCGTTGGGATCGGCAATGCCCGCAAAATCGAACATGATAAAAAGGAAATCAGAGATCTCAAAGAAGAGCTGGATTTGAAATACGAACTGATCGGTGAAAGCACAGCCCTCAGAAAAGTCATCTCCGATGCCGTTAAGGTCGCAAATTCCAAGGCCAGCACTTTAATCTTGGGAGAAAGTGGTACGGGTAAAGAGCTACTGGCACGGCTGATTCACCGCGCGGGTGCTCGCAAAGATGAGCCCATGATCGTTCTCAATTGCGCAGCGCTGCCGGAGACGTTGCTTGAAGACGAGCTTTTTGGTCATGAAAAAGGCGCCTATACCGGTGCAACCGGTCGCAAAATTGGTAAATTCGAGCTTGCAGATAAAGGGACTATTTTTTTGGATGAAATCGGTGAAATGAGCCCCGGTATGCAATCCAAACTGCTTCGCATTTTGCAGGAAGGCGTTTTTTATCGGGTTGGCGGAAACAAATCCATACCCGTGGATGTGCGGGTCATCGCAGCCACGAATCGCAATATTGCCGAAGAAGTAGCAGAAAGCCGTTTTCGCGAAGACCTATACTACCGGCTCAATGTCGTTCAGATTCATATGCCGCCAATAAGGGAGCGCAAAGATGATATCCCCTTGCTGGCTGAATACTTTTTAGGCATCTTCAAGCGCGAACGGGGTGTGTCGAATTTGTCCATATCCAAAAGTGCCATGAATGCCATGGTTCAATATGACTGGCCCGGCAATGTGCGCGAGATGAAAAATGCTATTGAAAGAGCGGTTGTCATGGGAAACGGTGGCGCAGTGATGCCTGAAGATCTGCCGCAATTTGCTGCCAAACCCAGCTATCCGGGCATGAAGGTTGGATTGACATTAAAAGAAGCCACCGACATGTTCAAAAAGGAGTTTATTGCGTTGAATCTCCGGCATACCGGTGGAAATAGAAGTGTGGCAGCCAAAACCATGAATATTCAAAGAACCTATCTGTCGCGCCTCATCAGCCGCTATGAACTGCTGGATAAATGA
- a CDS encoding CTP synthase, with amino-acid sequence MAKETKYIFVTGGVLSSLGKGLASAAIGALLESRGLSVTIQKLDPYINVDPGTMNPFQHGEVFVTDDGTETDLDLGHYERFTHARMGKDNNFTTGKIYHSVIQKERRGDYLGGTVQVIPHITDEIKNSVKLAAKDVDVVIVEIGGTIGDIESLPFLEAIRQFRADVGKENSLYIHLTLVPYIGTAGEVKTKPTQHSVKELRSIGIQPDILLCRTDRFLSKDIKAKIALFCNVSVDEVITAKDVDHIYEVPLIFHQEGLDDKIIELLNIWTRNPQLDNWEELVKKIKAPRHTVTIAVVGKYVDLTESYKSLNEALYHGGIANDCKVNLNFVDSEKLDGGSCDQLLADADGILVPGGFGERGVEGKICAAHFARVNNVPYFGICLGMQIAVIEFARHVASLEAANSSEFNFDTPYPVIYLMREWFDERSQTVQRRDDLSDKGATMRLGAYSCRIDQNSLAFKAYQKTEISERHRHRYEFNNEFLDQLKASGMVISGTSPNGELVEIIEVNNHPWFLGCQFHPEFKSRPMTPHPLFRDFIKASLKNTQSRNEA; translated from the coding sequence ATGGCAAAGGAAACAAAGTATATTTTTGTAACCGGCGGTGTACTTTCATCTCTTGGCAAAGGACTCGCATCAGCTGCAATCGGGGCCTTGCTTGAAAGCCGGGGTCTATCCGTGACTATCCAAAAGTTGGATCCCTATATCAATGTGGATCCGGGGACAATGAACCCGTTTCAGCATGGCGAAGTGTTTGTCACTGATGACGGCACCGAAACCGACCTTGATCTGGGACATTATGAGCGTTTCACCCACGCACGGATGGGAAAAGACAACAATTTTACAACCGGTAAAATTTACCATTCCGTCATTCAAAAGGAGCGCAGAGGGGACTATCTGGGCGGAACGGTGCAGGTTATTCCCCACATCACAGACGAAATTAAAAACAGTGTTAAATTAGCAGCCAAAGATGTGGATGTGGTCATTGTCGAAATCGGTGGAACAATTGGCGATATTGAAAGCCTGCCTTTTCTGGAGGCCATTCGGCAGTTCAGAGCGGATGTGGGCAAGGAAAATTCGCTGTATATTCACCTGACCCTGGTGCCCTATATCGGCACCGCCGGTGAAGTCAAAACCAAGCCGACACAGCACAGTGTCAAAGAGCTGCGAAGCATCGGTATCCAGCCTGATATTCTGTTGTGCCGCACGGATCGATTCCTTTCCAAAGATATCAAGGCCAAGATCGCACTTTTTTGCAATGTCAGCGTTGACGAAGTCATTACGGCCAAAGATGTCGATCACATTTATGAGGTGCCCTTGATCTTTCACCAAGAAGGGTTGGATGATAAAATTATTGAGCTGCTCAATATCTGGACACGCAACCCGCAATTAGACAACTGGGAAGAGCTGGTCAAAAAAATTAAAGCCCCCAGACATACGGTGACCATTGCGGTCGTGGGCAAATACGTCGATTTGACTGAATCCTACAAAAGCCTCAATGAAGCACTTTATCACGGGGGCATTGCCAACGATTGCAAGGTGAATCTGAATTTTGTCGATTCCGAGAAATTAGATGGCGGAAGTTGCGATCAGTTGCTGGCCGATGCAGATGGAATTTTGGTGCCCGGCGGATTCGGGGAGCGCGGTGTTGAGGGAAAAATATGTGCGGCCCATTTTGCACGGGTGAACAACGTCCCCTATTTTGGCATTTGCTTGGGCATGCAGATTGCTGTAATTGAGTTTGCGCGCCATGTGGCCTCATTGGAAGCGGCCAACAGCTCTGAATTTAATTTCGATACACCCTATCCGGTTATCTATCTGATGCGCGAATGGTTTGATGAACGCAGTCAGACTGTCCAGCGACGGGATGATTTATCGGATAAAGGCGCCACCATGCGACTGGGTGCATACAGTTGTCGAATTGACCAAAATTCTTTAGCCTTTAAGGCTTATCAAAAGACGGAAATTTCTGAACGGCACCGTCACCGCTACGAATTCAACAATGAATTTCTGGATCAACTCAAAGCCAGCGGAATGGTCATCAGCGGTACATCACCCAATGGAGAACTGGTCGAGATCATCGAAGTCAATAATCACCCCTGGTTTCTTGGGTGCCAATTTCATCCCGAATTCAAATCACGGCCCATGACGCCCCATCCGTTATTTAGAGATTTTATTAAAGCATCCTTAAAAAACACACAAAGCCGAAACGAAGCATAG